From one Streptomyces sp. ICC1 genomic stretch:
- a CDS encoding GNAT family N-acetyltransferase produces the protein MTPPHLIDLPIRALTVDDLRHCADLSEDRGWPREDHKWGLLLTAGRGYGIDAPDGQGLAAACVVTRYGPPLADPELAAIGMVLVADRYARQGLGRRLMTYICDDLLKGVPLTLHATPYGRPLYEELGFDTTGRAEMLRGVFRPESDAAPDATGTTGAGRVRPATAEDIPAILRLDAEVFGADRTHLITRLPAFTDRLFVSEDSAGELTGYGALWPNMQTHVVGPLVARDTAAARALVTALAATTERPLRTDVDVRHEELLDWLKDRGLDSVAFNTVMTRDIPGLPGDWTRRWAPLTVAAG, from the coding sequence GTGACACCTCCACACCTGATCGACCTCCCGATCCGCGCACTGACCGTGGACGATCTCCGCCACTGCGCCGATCTCTCCGAAGACCGCGGCTGGCCCCGCGAGGACCACAAATGGGGGCTGCTGCTCACCGCCGGGCGCGGCTACGGCATCGACGCCCCCGACGGGCAGGGACTGGCCGCGGCCTGCGTGGTCACCCGGTACGGGCCTCCCCTGGCGGATCCCGAACTCGCCGCCATCGGCATGGTTCTCGTCGCCGACCGATACGCCCGCCAGGGCCTGGGCCGGCGCCTGATGACGTACATCTGCGACGACCTCCTCAAGGGCGTCCCCCTCACCCTGCACGCCACTCCCTACGGCCGCCCCCTCTACGAGGAGCTCGGCTTCGACACCACCGGCCGCGCCGAGATGCTCCGGGGGGTCTTCCGTCCCGAGTCGGACGCCGCCCCGGACGCGACGGGCACTACGGGCGCCGGTAGGGTCCGGCCGGCCACCGCCGAGGACATCCCGGCGATCCTCCGCCTGGACGCCGAGGTCTTCGGTGCCGACCGGACGCATCTGATCACCCGGCTGCCCGCCTTCACGGACCGGCTGTTCGTCTCCGAGGACTCCGCCGGCGAGCTGACCGGCTACGGCGCCCTCTGGCCCAACATGCAGACCCATGTCGTCGGACCGCTGGTCGCCCGGGACACCGCCGCGGCCCGGGCCCTGGTGACCGCACTCGCCGCGACCACCGAACGGCCCCTGCGCACCGATGTCGACGTCCGCCACGAGGAACTGCTCGACTGGCTCAAGGACCGGGGCCTGGACTCCGTCGCGTTCAACACCGTCATGACGCGGGACATCCCCGGCCTGCCCGGCGACTGGACCCGCCGCTGGGCCCCCCTCACCGTGGCCGCGGGCTGA
- the rpsF gene encoding 30S ribosomal protein S6 has product MRHYEVMVILDPDLEERAVSPLIENFLSVVREGNGKVEKVDTWGRRRLAYEIKKKPEGIYSVIDLQAEPAVVKELDRQMNLNESVLRTKVLRPETH; this is encoded by the coding sequence ATGCGTCACTACGAAGTGATGGTCATCCTCGACCCCGATCTCGAGGAGCGCGCTGTCTCCCCGCTGATCGAGAACTTCCTTTCTGTCGTCCGTGAGGGCAACGGAAAGGTCGAGAAGGTCGACACCTGGGGCCGTCGTCGTCTCGCTTACGAGATCAAGAAGAAGCCCGAGGGCATCTACTCGGTCATCGACCTCCAGGCCGAGCCTGCGGTCGTCAAGGAGCTTGACCGACAGATGAACCTGAACGAGTCGGTTCTCCGGACCAAGGTCCTCCGCCCCGAGACCCACTGA
- the rplI gene encoding 50S ribosomal protein L9: MKIILTHEVTGLGTAGDVVDVKDGYARNYLVPRGFAIRWTKGGEKDVAQIRRARKIHEIATIEQANEFKAKLESVKVRLATRAGDAGRLFGSVTPSDIATAIEASGGPKVDKRRVELGSPIKTLGSYQVSVRLHADVAANVGIEVVAA; the protein is encoded by the coding sequence ATGAAGATCATCCTGACCCACGAGGTCACTGGCCTCGGCACCGCCGGCGATGTCGTCGACGTCAAGGACGGCTACGCTCGCAACTACCTGGTCCCGCGTGGTTTCGCGATCCGCTGGACCAAGGGTGGCGAGAAGGACGTGGCGCAGATCCGCCGCGCCCGCAAGATCCACGAGATCGCGACGATCGAGCAGGCCAACGAGTTCAAGGCCAAGCTCGAGTCCGTCAAGGTCCGTCTGGCCACCCGCGCGGGTGACGCCGGTCGTCTCTTCGGTTCCGTGACTCCCTCTGACATCGCCACGGCGATCGAGGCGTCCGGTGGCCCGAAGGTCGACAAGCGCCGCGTCGAGCTGGGCTCCCCGATCAAGACCCTCGGTTCGTACCAGGTCTCCGTGCGTCTGCACGCCGACGTGGCCGCGAACGTGGGCATCGAGGTCGTCGCCGCCTAA
- a CDS encoding single-stranded DNA-binding protein, which produces MAGETVITVVGNLVDDPELRFTPSGAAVAKFRVASTPRTFDKQTNEWKDGESLFLTCSVWRQAAENVAESLQRGMRVIVQGRLKQRSYEDREGVKRTVYELDVEEVGPSLKNATSKVTKTTGRGGQGGYGGGGGGQQQGGGGGNWGGAPGGAAPQGGGAPSDDPWSSSAPAGGQQQGGGGGGWGGSSGGSGGSGGGYSDEPPF; this is translated from the coding sequence ATGGCAGGCGAGACCGTCATCACGGTCGTCGGCAATCTCGTCGACGACCCCGAGCTGCGCTTCACCCCCTCGGGTGCGGCGGTCGCGAAGTTCCGTGTCGCGTCCACTCCCCGCACCTTCGACAAGCAGACCAATGAGTGGAAGGACGGCGAAAGCCTGTTCCTGACCTGCTCGGTCTGGCGTCAGGCGGCTGAAAACGTCGCCGAGTCCCTTCAGCGGGGCATGCGCGTCATCGTGCAGGGCCGGCTGAAGCAGCGGTCCTACGAAGACCGTGAGGGTGTCAAGCGCACGGTCTACGAGCTGGACGTCGAGGAAGTCGGCCCCAGCTTGAAGAACGCCACGTCCAAGGTCACCAAGACCACTGGTCGCGGTGGTCAGGGCGGATACGGCGGCGGTGGCGGCGGTCAGCAGCAGGGCGGCGGCGGTGGCAACTGGGGCGGAGCCCCGGGTGGCGCCGCTCCCCAGGGCGGCGGAGCTCCCTCCGACGACCCGTGGTCGTCCAGTGCGCCGGCCGGCGGCCAGCAGCAGGGTGGCGGCGGTGGCGGTTGGGGCGGAAGCTCCGGCGGCTCCGGCGGCTCCGGCGGTGGCTACTCGGACGAGCCGCCCTTCTAG
- the rpsR gene encoding 30S ribosomal protein S18, whose amino-acid sequence MAKPPVRKPKKKVCAFCKDKTVYVDYKDTNMLRKFISDRGKIRARRVTGNCTQHQRDVATAVKNSREMALLPYTSTAR is encoded by the coding sequence ATGGCGAAGCCGCCTGTGCGCAAGCCTAAGAAGAAGGTCTGCGCGTTCTGCAAGGACAAGACCGTGTACGTGGACTACAAGGACACGAACATGCTGCGGAAGTTCATTTCCGACCGTGGCAAGATCCGTGCCCGCCGCGTCACCGGCAACTGCACGCAGCACCAGCGTGACGTCGCCACGGCAGTCAAGAACAGCCGTGAGATGGCACTGCTGCCCTACACGTCCACCGCGCGATAA
- a CDS encoding HAD-IB family phosphatase codes for MTLLHLFDLDGTLMHGTSAPVEISRQLGLSAEIAALELSFAAQETSPHQFALAVRELWTGLTPAHVRAAFDGAPWLTGIREVWQEIRERGDYCAVVSLSPSFFVELLLEWGAHAAHGSVFPEVPFTRPVDVAGILTPERKVMIADRLCERFGVSRADCVAYGDSGTDVALFDVVPLAVAVNARPFLAERATHVYEGRDLREAYQLTWVSRTGVEAS; via the coding sequence ATGACCCTCCTGCACCTCTTCGACCTCGACGGGACCCTGATGCACGGCACGTCGGCGCCGGTCGAGATCTCCCGGCAGCTCGGGCTGTCGGCCGAGATCGCCGCGCTCGAGCTGAGCTTCGCCGCACAGGAGACCAGCCCGCACCAGTTCGCGCTGGCGGTCCGGGAGCTCTGGACGGGGCTGACTCCGGCGCACGTCCGGGCGGCCTTCGACGGCGCGCCCTGGCTCACCGGGATCAGGGAGGTCTGGCAGGAGATCCGGGAGCGCGGGGACTACTGCGCGGTGGTCTCGCTGTCGCCGTCCTTCTTCGTGGAGCTCCTGCTGGAGTGGGGCGCGCACGCCGCGCACGGCTCGGTCTTCCCCGAGGTGCCCTTCACGCGACCCGTGGACGTGGCGGGGATCCTGACGCCCGAGCGCAAGGTGATGATCGCCGACCGGCTGTGCGAGCGGTTCGGGGTGAGCCGGGCTGACTGTGTCGCGTACGGGGACTCCGGCACCGATGTGGCGCTCTTCGACGTCGTGCCGCTCGCGGTCGCGGTGAACGCCCGGCCGTTCCTGGCGGAGCGCGCGACGCACGTCTACGAGGGGCGGGACCTGCGGGAGGCATACCAGCTGACTTGGGTGTCACGCACGGGAGTTGAGGCATCTTAA
- a CDS encoding MATE family efflux transporter: protein MRQATAAPKAAPRQHDREIFALALPAFGALVAEPLFVMADSAIVGHLGTPQLAGLGIAAALLATGVSVFIFLAYATTAAVSRRVGAGDLQAAIRQGMDGIWLALLLGAAVIVLLLPTSPSLVSLFGASDAVAQYAVTYLRISALGIPAMLVVLAATGVIRGLQDTRTPLYVAIGGFALNGVLNVALVYGADLGIAGSAWGTVIAQCAMAAAYLFVVVRGARRHGASLRPDAAGIRACAQAGAPLLIRTLSLRGVLMIATGVAARLGDADIAAHQILLSLWSLLAFALDAIAIAGQAIIGRYLGAGDTEGARAVCRRMVQWGVVSGIVLGVLVIIARPVFIPLFTSDPAVESALLPALLVVAVSQPVSGIVFILDGVLMGAGDGPYLAWAMLVTLAVFAPAALLVPAMGGGLTALWCAMTLMMLVRMVTLQLRARSGRWLIAGATR from the coding sequence ATGAGACAGGCCACCGCAGCACCGAAGGCTGCCCCGAGACAACACGACCGCGAGATCTTCGCGCTCGCGCTCCCCGCCTTCGGCGCACTCGTCGCCGAACCCCTCTTCGTGATGGCCGACAGCGCCATCGTGGGGCACCTCGGCACACCCCAGCTGGCCGGTCTCGGCATCGCCGCGGCGCTGCTCGCCACCGGCGTGAGCGTCTTCATCTTCCTCGCCTACGCCACCACCGCGGCCGTGTCCCGCCGCGTCGGCGCGGGCGACCTCCAGGCAGCCATCCGGCAGGGCATGGACGGCATCTGGCTCGCCCTGCTCCTCGGCGCGGCCGTCATCGTCCTCCTGCTGCCCACGTCACCCTCCCTGGTCTCCCTCTTCGGAGCCTCCGACGCGGTGGCCCAGTACGCGGTCACCTATCTGCGGATCTCCGCCCTCGGCATCCCGGCGATGCTCGTGGTGCTGGCCGCCACCGGAGTCATCCGCGGCCTCCAGGACACCCGGACCCCGCTCTACGTCGCGATCGGCGGCTTCGCCCTCAACGGGGTACTGAACGTCGCACTCGTCTACGGCGCCGACCTCGGCATCGCCGGCTCCGCCTGGGGCACGGTGATCGCACAGTGCGCCATGGCCGCCGCCTACCTCTTCGTGGTCGTCCGCGGCGCCCGCCGGCACGGCGCCTCCCTGCGCCCCGACGCCGCGGGCATCCGGGCCTGCGCACAGGCCGGCGCACCCCTGCTGATCCGTACGCTGTCCCTGCGCGGCGTCCTGATGATCGCGACCGGCGTGGCCGCCCGCCTCGGGGACGCCGACATCGCCGCCCACCAGATCCTGCTCTCGCTGTGGAGCCTGCTGGCCTTCGCCCTGGACGCCATCGCCATCGCCGGGCAGGCCATCATCGGCCGCTACCTCGGCGCGGGGGACACGGAGGGCGCCAGGGCCGTCTGCCGGCGCATGGTGCAGTGGGGGGTCGTCTCCGGCATCGTCCTGGGCGTCCTGGTGATCATCGCCCGCCCCGTCTTCATCCCGCTCTTCACGAGCGACCCGGCGGTCGAGAGCGCCCTGCTGCCGGCCCTGCTCGTGGTGGCCGTCTCCCAGCCCGTCTCCGGCATCGTCTTCATCCTCGACGGCGTCTTGATGGGCGCCGGCGACGGGCCCTACCTGGCCTGGGCCATGCTGGTGACTCTCGCCGTCTTCGCCCCGGCCGCACTGCTCGTACCGGCCATGGGAGGCGGCCTGACGGCCCTCTGGTGCGCCATGACGCTGATGATGCTGGTCCGGATGGTCACCCTCCAGCTGCGCGCCCGCTCGGGCCGCTGGCTGATCGCAGGGGCGACCCGGTAG
- a CDS encoding alanine racemase — translation MALTLYVDTARWRAHQKQIQDQFPGMIPVCKGNGYGFGHERLCEEATRMGADVLAVGTTYEAASIKDHFGGDLLVLTPFRRGEEPVPLPDRVIRSVSSVDGVRGLVGARVVIECMSSMRRHGISEQDLGQLHAAIEDVRLEGFALHLPLDRPDGSDAVEEVIGWMDRLRAARLPLHTMFVSHLKAEELARLRQQFPQTRFRARIGTRLWLGDHDATEYRGAVLDVTRVAKGDRFGYRQQKAASDGWLVVVAGGTSHGVGLEAPKALHGVMPRAKGVARAGLATVNRNLSPFVWAGKQRWFAEPPHMQVSILFVPSDSPEPKVGDELVAHLRHTTTQFDRALDA, via the coding sequence ATGGCGCTCACGCTCTACGTCGACACCGCGCGCTGGCGTGCGCACCAGAAGCAGATCCAGGACCAGTTCCCCGGGATGATCCCGGTCTGCAAGGGCAACGGCTACGGCTTCGGCCACGAGCGCCTCTGCGAGGAGGCCACCCGGATGGGCGCCGACGTCCTGGCCGTCGGAACGACGTACGAGGCCGCCAGCATCAAGGACCACTTCGGCGGCGACCTGCTCGTCCTCACCCCGTTCCGGCGCGGTGAGGAGCCGGTGCCGCTGCCGGACCGGGTCATCCGCTCGGTGTCCTCGGTGGACGGGGTCCGCGGCCTGGTCGGCGCCCGCGTGGTCATCGAGTGCATGAGCTCGATGCGCCGCCACGGCATCTCCGAGCAGGACCTCGGCCAGCTGCACGCGGCGATCGAGGACGTCCGGCTGGAGGGCTTCGCCCTCCACCTGCCGCTGGACCGCCCGGACGGCTCCGACGCCGTCGAGGAGGTCATCGGCTGGATGGACCGGCTCCGCGCGGCCCGGCTGCCGCTGCACACCATGTTCGTCAGCCACCTCAAGGCCGAGGAGCTGGCGCGGCTTCGGCAGCAGTTCCCCCAGACCCGCTTCCGGGCCCGCATCGGCACCCGGCTGTGGCTGGGCGACCACGACGCGACCGAGTACCGCGGCGCCGTCCTCGACGTCACCCGCGTCGCCAAGGGCGACCGCTTCGGCTACCGCCAGCAGAAGGCCGCCTCCGACGGCTGGCTCGTCGTCGTCGCCGGCGGCACCTCGCACGGGGTCGGGCTGGAGGCGCCCAAGGCGCTGCACGGGGTGATGCCGCGGGCCAAGGGCGTCGCCCGGGCCGGGCTGGCCACGGTCAACCGCAACCTGTCGCCCTTCGTGTGGGCGGGCAAGCAGCGCTGGTTCGCCGAGCCCCCGCACATGCAGGTGTCGATCCTCTTCGTGCCCTCGGACTCTCCCGAGCCCAAGGTCGGCGACGAGCTGGTGGCGCACCTGCGCCACACCACCACGCAGTTCGACCGGGCGCTCGACGCCTGA
- a CDS encoding GNAT family N-acetyltransferase: protein MTDIPSGLLIRPAVEADLPAIVAMLADDPLGAARESPDDLTPYAEALKLLVDDPRQHVVVAVREGRVVGTLQLTIIPGLSRKGSTRSIIEGVRVHADERGSGLGTRFVEWAVERSRAEGCTLVQLTSDVTRTDAHRFYERLGFTASHVGFKLQL, encoded by the coding sequence ATGACCGACATCCCTTCCGGCCTGCTCATCCGTCCGGCCGTGGAGGCGGACCTGCCGGCGATCGTCGCCATGCTGGCCGACGACCCGCTCGGTGCCGCCCGGGAGTCCCCGGACGATCTCACCCCCTACGCGGAGGCGCTCAAACTGCTGGTGGACGACCCCCGCCAGCACGTGGTCGTCGCCGTCCGCGAGGGCCGCGTGGTCGGCACCCTCCAGCTGACGATCATCCCCGGACTTTCCCGCAAGGGGAGTACGCGTTCGATCATCGAGGGCGTACGCGTCCACGCCGACGAGCGCGGCAGCGGCCTCGGCACCCGGTTCGTCGAATGGGCGGTCGAGCGGTCCCGCGCGGAGGGCTGCACGCTCGTCCAGCTCACCTCCGACGTGACCCGCACCGACGCCCACCGCTTCTACGAGCGGCTCGGCTTCACCGCGTCCCACGTCGGGTTCAAACTCCAGCTCTGA
- a CDS encoding serine hydrolase domain-containing protein gives MDATSEDLVLLPATRRALAHRIAVAQRDGRAPSLVAAVVRGGEVVWEGSRTMVEGHGPDGNVQYRIGSITKTFTAVLVMRLRDEGLLRLGDPVEKFLPGTGVGEVTVGQLLSHTSGLAAESPGEWWERTAGTLRPELSDVLGEQPFRFEPGLRHHYSNPGYTLLGSLVEALRGKPWEEALRAEVLEPLGMERTTAQPVSPHAGGWAVHPWADVMMPEPLEDLGLMAPAGQLWSTTGDLAKFAAFLVRGDARVLSAESLREMRTSATPPEPGLAELGYGLGLQLAQSGGRRLSGHTGSLPGFLAVLWLSEADDVAAVVLANCTSGVPVSTVAADLVAIVAEAEPRVPEPWRPLREADLVALELCGPWYWGTSAQAVRLTYEGFLELGPVGGNGRSARFRPEPDGSWTGLNGYYAGESLRAVRRPDGSVSHLDLGSFVFTREPYDPGAPVPGGVDPQGWRGIG, from the coding sequence ATGGATGCCACATCAGAAGATCTTGTCCTCCTTCCCGCGACCCGGCGGGCCCTCGCCCACCGGATCGCGGTCGCACAGCGCGACGGCCGGGCTCCGTCCCTGGTGGCGGCCGTGGTGCGGGGCGGAGAGGTGGTCTGGGAGGGCTCCCGAACCATGGTCGAGGGGCACGGGCCCGACGGGAACGTGCAGTACCGGATCGGGTCGATCACCAAGACGTTCACCGCCGTTCTGGTGATGCGGCTGCGGGACGAGGGGCTGCTCCGGCTCGGCGACCCGGTGGAGAAGTTCCTTCCCGGAACGGGCGTCGGCGAGGTGACCGTGGGCCAACTGCTCAGCCATACGAGCGGGTTGGCCGCCGAGTCGCCCGGCGAGTGGTGGGAGCGGACCGCCGGCACACTGCGCCCGGAGCTCTCCGACGTCCTGGGCGAGCAGCCCTTCCGCTTCGAGCCCGGGCTGCGCCACCACTACTCCAACCCCGGTTACACGCTCCTGGGTTCGCTCGTGGAAGCCCTGCGCGGCAAGCCGTGGGAAGAGGCGCTCCGGGCCGAGGTGCTGGAACCGCTGGGGATGGAGCGCACGACGGCGCAGCCGGTGTCCCCGCACGCGGGCGGCTGGGCGGTGCACCCGTGGGCGGACGTGATGATGCCGGAGCCGCTGGAAGACCTCGGACTCATGGCCCCGGCCGGGCAGTTGTGGTCCACCACCGGCGATCTGGCGAAGTTCGCCGCTTTCCTGGTACGGGGCGACGCGCGCGTGCTGAGCGCCGAGTCGCTGCGGGAGATGCGGACATCGGCCACTCCCCCGGAGCCGGGCCTGGCCGAGCTCGGCTACGGACTCGGGCTGCAGCTCGCGCAGAGCGGCGGGCGCCGCCTCAGCGGCCACACCGGCTCGCTGCCGGGCTTCCTCGCGGTCCTGTGGCTGAGCGAGGCGGACGACGTGGCCGCGGTGGTGCTGGCCAACTGCACCTCGGGGGTGCCGGTCTCGACGGTCGCGGCCGATCTGGTGGCGATCGTCGCGGAGGCGGAGCCGCGCGTGCCCGAGCCGTGGCGGCCGCTGCGGGAGGCCGATCTGGTCGCCCTGGAACTGTGCGGCCCCTGGTACTGGGGTACGTCCGCCCAGGCCGTGCGGCTGACCTATGAGGGGTTCCTGGAGCTGGGACCGGTGGGCGGGAACGGCCGGTCCGCCCGCTTCCGGCCGGAGCCGGACGGCAGCTGGACGGGCCTGAACGGCTACTACGCGGGCGAGAGCCTGCGGGCCGTGCGGCGGCCGGACGGGTCGGTGAGCCATCTCGACCTCGGCTCGTTCGTGTTCACGCGCGAGCCGTACGATCCCGGTGCCCCGGTGCCCGGCGGGGTCGACCCGCAGGGCTGGCGGGGCATCGGCTGA
- a CDS encoding peptidoglycan bridge formation glycyltransferase FemA/FemB family protein, with protein sequence MSLSLRTISREQHLGYLQSLPSASHCQVPAWADVKNEWRSENLGWFDDSGELVGAALVLYRQLPKVKRYLAYLPEGPVINWYAPNLDEWLQPMLAHLKQQGAFTVKMGPPVVIRRWNSTAIKAGIQDPEVKRLRDVEASHIEPRAFEVSDKLRRMGWQQAEDGGAGFGDVQPRYVFQVPLANRSLDDVLKGFNQLWRRNIKKAEKAGVEVVQGGYEDLPVWQQLYEITAERDKFRPRPLSYFQRQWTALNSEDPNRMRLYIAKHEGEPLAAATMLTVGQHVWYSYGASANHKREVRPSNAMQWRMLRDSYALGASVYDLRGISDTLDENDHLFGLIQFKVGTGGEAVEYVGEWDFPLNKLLHKALDMYMSRR encoded by the coding sequence ATGAGCCTGTCCCTGAGGACCATCAGCCGAGAGCAGCATCTGGGCTATCTCCAGAGCCTGCCCTCGGCGAGCCACTGCCAGGTCCCGGCGTGGGCCGACGTGAAGAACGAGTGGCGTTCGGAGAACCTCGGATGGTTCGACGACTCCGGTGAACTCGTCGGCGCGGCCCTCGTGTTGTACCGCCAGCTGCCCAAGGTGAAGCGGTACCTCGCGTACCTCCCCGAGGGCCCGGTCATCAACTGGTACGCCCCCAATCTCGACGAGTGGCTCCAGCCGATGCTGGCGCACCTCAAGCAGCAGGGCGCCTTCACCGTGAAGATGGGCCCGCCGGTCGTCATCCGGCGCTGGAACTCCACCGCCATCAAGGCCGGAATCCAGGACCCCGAGGTCAAGCGCCTGCGCGACGTGGAGGCTTCGCACATCGAGCCCCGCGCCTTCGAGGTCTCCGACAAACTGCGCCGCATGGGCTGGCAGCAGGCCGAGGACGGGGGCGCCGGCTTCGGCGACGTGCAGCCCCGCTACGTCTTCCAGGTCCCGCTGGCCAACCGCTCGCTGGACGACGTCCTCAAGGGCTTCAACCAGCTGTGGCGCCGCAACATCAAGAAGGCCGAGAAGGCCGGCGTCGAGGTCGTCCAGGGCGGCTACGAGGACCTGCCGGTCTGGCAGCAGCTGTACGAGATCACGGCCGAACGCGACAAGTTCCGCCCGCGCCCGCTCAGCTACTTCCAGCGCCAGTGGACGGCCCTCAACTCCGAGGACCCCAACCGGATGCGGCTGTACATCGCCAAGCACGAGGGGGAGCCGCTGGCCGCCGCCACGATGCTCACCGTCGGCCAGCACGTCTGGTACTCCTACGGCGCCTCCGCCAACCACAAGCGCGAGGTCCGCCCCTCGAACGCGATGCAGTGGCGCATGCTGCGCGATTCCTACGCGCTCGGCGCAAGCGTCTACGACCTGCGCGGCATCAGTGACACCCTGGACGAGAACGACCACCTGTTCGGGCTGATCCAGTTCAAGGTCGGCACGGGCGGCGAGGCCGTCGAGTACGTGGGCGAGTGGGACTTCCCGCTCAACAAGCTGCTGCACAAGGCGCTCGACATGTATATGTCGCGCCGCTGA
- the dnaB gene encoding replicative DNA helicase has translation MDDPWADSGPGDRLPARSRRGGEGRGRGDEQQDRGREGGSWDGGGGGFERVPPQDLDAEQSVLGGMLLSKDAIADVVEVLKGHDFYRPSHETIYQAILDLYAKGEPADPITVSAELTRRGEISKVGGAPYLHTLVQSVPTAANAEYYAEIVHERAVLRRLVAAGTKITQMGYAADGDVDEIVNSAQAEIYAVTEQRTSEDYLPLGDIMEGALDEIEAIGSRSGQMSGVPTGFTDLDSLTNGLHPGQMIVIAARPAMGKSTLALDFARACSIKANLPSVIFSLEMGRNEIAMRLLSAEARVALHHMRSGTMTDDDWTRLARRMPDVSAAPLYIDDSPNLSMMEIRAKCRRLKQRNDLSLVVIDYLQLMQSGGSRRPESRQQEVSDMSRNLKLLAKELEVPVIALSQLNRGPEQRTDKKPMVSDLRESGSIEQDADMVILLHREDAYEKESPRAGEADLIVAKHRNGPTATITVAFQGHYSRFVDMANT, from the coding sequence ATGGACGACCCTTGGGCCGACAGCGGTCCAGGAGACCGTCTGCCCGCCCGCTCGCGCCGCGGTGGCGAAGGCCGCGGCCGCGGGGACGAACAGCAGGACCGAGGCCGCGAGGGGGGATCCTGGGACGGCGGCGGCGGAGGCTTCGAGCGCGTCCCGCCCCAGGACCTCGATGCCGAGCAGTCCGTCCTGGGCGGCATGCTGCTGTCCAAGGACGCCATCGCCGACGTGGTCGAGGTGCTCAAGGGGCACGACTTCTACCGCCCGTCGCACGAGACGATCTACCAGGCCATCCTCGACCTGTACGCCAAGGGCGAGCCTGCCGACCCGATCACCGTCAGCGCCGAGCTGACCCGGCGCGGGGAGATCAGCAAGGTCGGCGGGGCCCCGTACCTGCACACCCTGGTCCAGTCCGTCCCGACGGCGGCGAACGCCGAGTACTACGCGGAGATCGTCCACGAGCGGGCGGTCCTGCGCCGCTTGGTCGCCGCGGGTACGAAGATCACACAGATGGGCTACGCCGCCGACGGGGACGTCGACGAGATCGTCAACAGCGCACAGGCAGAGATCTACGCCGTCACCGAGCAGCGGACCTCCGAGGACTACCTGCCGCTCGGCGACATCATGGAAGGCGCCCTCGACGAGATCGAGGCGATCGGATCGCGCAGCGGACAGATGTCGGGCGTCCCGACCGGCTTCACGGACCTGGACTCGCTGACCAACGGCCTGCACCCGGGTCAGATGATCGTCATCGCCGCCCGTCCCGCGATGGGCAAGTCCACGCTCGCGCTGGACTTCGCGCGCGCCTGCTCCATCAAGGCCAACCTGCCCAGCGTCATCTTCTCCCTCGAAATGGGGCGCAACGAGATCGCGATGCGCCTGCTCTCGGCAGAGGCCCGCGTCGCGCTGCACCACATGCGCTCCGGCACGATGACGGACGACGACTGGACCCGGCTGGCCCGCCGGATGCCCGACGTCTCCGCGGCCCCGCTCTACATCGACGACTCGCCGAACCTGTCGATGATGGAGATCCGCGCGAAGTGCCGCCGCCTCAAGCAGCGCAACGACCTCTCGCTCGTCGTCATCGACTATCTCCAGCTGATGCAGTCGGGCGGCTCGCGCCGGCCCGAGAGCCGTCAGCAGGAGGTCTCGGACATGTCGCGAAACCTGAAGCTCCTGGCGAAGGAGCTGGAGGTCCCGGTGATCGCGCTGTCCCAGCTGAACCGTGGGCCCGAGCAGCGCACCGACAAGAAGCCGATGGTCTCCGACCTGCGTGAGTCCGGCTCGATCGAGCAGGACGCCGACATGGTGATCCTGCTGCACCGCGAGGACGCGTACGAGAAGGAGTCCCCGCGCGCGGGCGAGGCGGACCTGATCGTCGCGAAGCACCGAAACGGCCCGACGGCAACGATCACGGTGGCCTTCCAGGGCCACTATTCCCGCTTCGTGGACATGGCCAACACGTAG